From the genome of Halobacterium sp. R2-5:
GTCGGTGTACTTCCGCGGGACCCGCGTGGCGTTCGCGGAGGCGTTCCTGGCGTTCGCGCTGGCGGCTATCGTCGCGGGCGTCTCCGTCGACCCGCTGTTGGGCGCGGTCGGCGCGCTCGCGGTCGGCGGCGCGGTCGCGAGCCTCACGGCGCTGGCGGCGGTCGGCGTGTTCGTGCCGGGCGGGTACGGCGACCGGGCGGCCGAGCGCGTCCGCGCGGCGACTCACTCCTCGTAGTCGAGCGGTTCGGCGGGGACGCCCGCGACCGTCTCGCCGGGCGGCACGTCTTCGACGACCAGCGAGTTCGCGGCGACCTGCGCGTCCTCGCCGATGGTGACCCCGGGGAGGACGACGGCGCCCGCGCCGATCATCGCGCGGTCGCCGACGACGACTTCGCCGGTGCGGTACTCCTCCTGGAGGAACTCGTGGCAGAGCAGGGTGGCGTCGTAGCCGACGATGGCGTCTTCGCCGACCGTAATCAGCTCGGGCCAGAAGACGTCCGGCGTGGATTCGAGGCCCCACGAGGCGCCCTCGCCGACGGTGACACCGAGCAGCCCGAGCAGCCAGTTCTTCGCGCGGAGGCTCGGGCAGACGCGGGCGAGCACGACGACGACGTAGTTGAACGCGACCCGCAGCGGGCGCTTGGCGTCCGGCCAGTGGCGCAGCGAGTTCCGGGGGCCGGGCGTCGGGTGACGGTCGAGGCGGTCGTGGCGCGACACGCTCGCCCGTTCGCCGGCGAGCGCCATCAAGCTACGTGTTCCCGGACGTTCGACTACCGTCGAAGGTAGGATTTATTATCGTCGAAGTTCAGTCGGCAAACGACGAATGTCTGCTCGACAACTGCCGACCGGGGTGGAGTCGCCGCGCGGGAAGCTGGTCTACCTCTACCTCTCCACGAACGAGAGCGCCTCGCTGGACGAGCTCCACGGCGAACTCGACGTGCCGAGAATAACGCTGTACAGCGTGCTCAAGACGCTGCGCGGACGGGGCCTGGTCGAACAGGACGGCGACGAGTACGTCGCCGCGCGCCCGCTCTAGGGCTCCTCCACCGGGGCGAACGTGCCGGTGACGTCCCAGGAGTGGACGCAGTAGACGTCACCGACCTCCTCGTCGACGCGCCACGCGCCGGCGTCGTCGTCCCAGCGCTCGGAGCGCCCGCAGTCCGTGCAGGTCCGCTCCTCGGGGGCTCGAATTTCGGCCATCACGCCGACACAGGTGGCCCGCCGGCTTGAGTGTTCTGTCCCCGACACCGCTTCGACGGACGTCGGTCCAAACAGTTACGGCGACGGCGCGTCCCGTCTCTGTCATGCAGTTCGGCATCCTCTCGACGGCGAACATCGGCGACGAATCCGTCGTTCCTGCAATCGAAGCCACCGACCACGAGGTCCGCGCTGTCGCCTCCCGCGACGCGGACGCCGCGGCCGACTACGCCGAGCGCCACGGCATCCCCGAATCCTACGACAGCTACGACGCCCTGCTGGACGCGGACGTCGACGCCGTCTACGTCCCGCTTCCGAACGCCCTCCACGCCGAGTGGACGAAGCGCGCGGCCGACGCCGGCCTCCACGTCCTCTGCGAGAAGCCCCTCGCCGCGGACGCCGAGGAAGCGGTCGACGTGGTCGAGCACTGCGCTGACGCCGGCGTCACCCTCATGGAGGCGTTCATGTACCGCTACCACCCGCGGACGGTGCGCGCGCTCGACGTCGCTCGCGACGAGCTCGGCGACCTCCGGCACGTCCACGCCGCGTTCTCATTCCCGCTCCCGCAGGGCCCGGACGTCCGCGTCGACCCCGACCTCGCTGGCGGCGCGCTGATGGACGTCGGCTGTTACGCCGTCTCCGCCGCCCGCCAGTTCCTCGGCGAACCCGCGCTCGCGGCCGCGACTACCCACGACGGCCGGGACTGCGGCGTCGACACTCAGGTCTCGGGCACCTTCGAGTTCGAGGACGGCGCCACCGCCACGATCGAAGCGGGCTTCGAGACGCGCGTCCACCAGACGTACCGCGTCGAGGGCACGAACGGCTGGCTGGAGGCCGAGAACGCCTACAACCCCGGCGTCGAGGAGACGGTGCTGCGCTGGGGGACCGACGAGAAGACCGTCGAGGAGCGCTTCGACGCCGTCGACGCCTACCGCCTCGAAGTCGAGGAGTTCGCTGCCGCGGTCGACGCCGGTCGCGACCCGCTCACGGACGGCGAGGAAGCCGTCGCGAACATGCGCGCCATCGACGCGCTCTACGAGTCCGACGCGACCGGCGAGACGGTGCCGCTGTAGGGCGTCGCGAGACGGGGATCGTCAGTCGTCGGTAACGGGAACGTCTACGACGACCGGTCCCTCGCGTTCGAGGGCGGTTTCGAGCGTTTCGTCCACCGCCTCGGCCGAATCAGGGCGCATTCCCGTCGCGCCGTGGGCCTCGGCGCTCGCCACCAGGTCGACGGGCGGGTCGAAGTCGAAGCCGACGTACTCGTAGTCGTCGGCGTCGCCGCCCATCAACGCCGCGGTGTTCTCCTTGAGGATACGATAGTTGCCGTTGTCGGGCACGACGACCGTCAGGTCGAGATCGTACCGCGCCGCCGTGTAGAGCGTCTGGGGGTAGTACAGGTACGACCCGTCGCCGATATAGCCGAGGACAGAACGTCCCTCGCCGGTCTGACGTTCGGCCACAGCTGCGCCGACACTGGCCGGGAGGCCGTAGCCGAGGCTGCCGCCTTTGGACCCGAGGAGTTGCGTCGCGTCGAACTCGAACTCGTCGAAGAGCGACGGCGCCGCCGTGACTGACTCGCTGACGACGAGGGCGTCTGGTGCGACTCGGCGGAGCGACCGCGCGAGCCCCGTCTTCGTGAGGGAGCCGTCTTCCGTCTCCACCGGTTCGCGGCCGTGCGCGTCCTCCCACTCGCGTACCTCGCCGAGTCGGCGCTCGCGTTCGTCCTCGTCGACGCGCTCGGCGACCCGGTCTGCGAGCTCGGCGAGGACTTGCCCCGGGTCGCCGAGGACGGCCACGTCGGCCGGGGCGTGCTTGCCGAGCTCCCACGCGTCGTTGGTCACGTGAACGCAGGTCGCGTGCTCGGGGACTAACGTCGTCGACGGGCGGGTGACCGTCGTGTTCGTCGAACAGCCGACGAAGACGAGCGTATCCGTGTCCATCGCACTCGCGGCGCCGGCCGCTTTCGTCGAGAGGACGCCCTGCCACTGGTCGTGCTCCGTCGGAATGTTCACCTCGTACGAGAGGATCTCACCGTGGACCCTCGCGCCGGCGGCCTCCGCGAAACGAACCGCTTCGTCGACGGCCTCCGCCCCGCTCCGAGCGACCTCGTCGCCGAGAACGACGACCGGCTCGTCGGCGTTGGCCACGGCTGCCGCGGCGTCGTCGATGGCCCGTGCATCGCCGCGGCCCGCAGTCGGGATCTGACCGAGCCGAGCCGGTGACTGGTCCGTTTCGGCCTGCTGGACGTCGACGGGGATGGAGAGGAAGACGGGACCCGTCGGCGGTGTTAGCGCAGTGCGAACGGCGCGGCGGAGCATGTCGGGGAGCGCGTCGACGTCTTTGACCTCCGCGCTCCACTTGGTGAACTGGTCGGCCATCGTGACGAGGTCGCCGCCGAGAATCGGCTCCTCGTGTTGGAAGTCGAGACTGTGTGTGCCGGCGGTGAGGAGCAGCGGTGCGCCGGAGACGTCTGCGTTGTAGAGGTTACCGAGACCGTGGGCGAGACCACCGGCGACGTGGACGTTCGCGACGCCCAGTGGAAGCACGTCTGGGTCCTCGTGGCTGTGATACCGCCGTCGCATGGCGTACCCTGCCGCGGCCCCGACGGCGACGTCCTCGTGCAGACCGAGCACGTACTCCAGGTCGCTCTCGACGAGAGACTGCATGAGCGGCAGTTCCGTCGTCCCTGGGTTCCCAAACAGGTGCGTGACGCCGTACGATTCGAGACTGTCGACGAACAGGTCCGCCCCCGAGCGAGTCATAACGCACCTCCTTGTTCGGGGCATTTAAAATTTCATGTGAATTCAAGAAGACTACGTTCTATGGGATTTGCTCCAATACTAATCCACCAATTCGGATTCGAACCGATTCTGTGGGTGTTAGACGGGCGGTCTGCCCGTGACGCCCGGAGAACACTCTATGGTCTCCGGTGACTGAATCGCACCGAATGTCACTCCTCGGCGTGCCCGCTCCAGAACTCGTCTAGCTGGTCGCCGAGGAACTCCGGGGTCATGCGCGTGAACTCCGCCTGCTCGCCGGGGCCGAGGTACTCGAAGACGGAGTGGCGCGCGCCTTCGACGTATCGCCGGCCGACGAGCGCGCGCACGCCGACTTCCTCGGGGCCGCGAATCACGCGCCCGATGGCCTGCCGCGCGCGCCGCACCGCGGGCACCGTGAGCGCGTACTCGAAGGCGTGGTCCTCGCCGAACGCGTCCGCGTACGCCCGCCGGACTGCCCGCACGCGCGGCGACCCGACGTTCACGAGCGGGACGCCGACCACCGCGCACGCCGCGAGTTTCTCGCCGTCGTAGTCGACGCCCTCCGTGAGCGTGCCCCGCGTGCTCGTCACCAGGACTTTGCCGTCGCCGCGGAAGAACCGCCGCTTCAGGTCGTCGGTGGCCTCGTTCGAGGAAGACTCGTCGACGAGCACGTCCTTCTCGACGGCGTCCTCGAGGTAGTCGCCCGCCCACGCGGCCTCCCGGTAGTTCGGCATGCAGACGAGGACGTTCCCCGGCGACCGCGCGATCGTGCGGAGGACGTAGCGGTACTGCTCGCGGGTCCGGTTGTCGTTCTCGCCGGTCGGGTCGCCGCGGTTGTGCGCCGTGAACGGCGTCGCGTCCACGGTGAAGCTCGCGCGGTTCTCCGCGGGGAACCGGAGGTCGTAGCGGCGCTCGACGACGGGCCGCGCTTCGGCGTCGCCGGCGCCCGCTTCGAGCCTGTCGAGGCCCGTCACCTCGCGGAAGACGTCCAGCGGTTCGAGGGTCGCGCTCATCAGCACGCCGCCGCCCAGTCCGGCGAACGTCTCACGGAGCGCCCGCGCCGGCATGCAGTTGTACGTCGTAAGCGCGGGCGTGTACGCCGCCGCCCACGCCGCGCCCGCCCGCCCGGAGTCCTTGGGCGCGTGCTCCAGTTCGATCTCCCGGAAGTACGTCGCGTGGTCGCGCTCCCACCACTGCTGGAGGGTGACGCCGACCGCGCCGCAGACCGCCGAGCGGTCGCCGTCCGCTTCGAGGACGGCCTCGGCGGCGGTGCCGATATCCGCGAGCGACCGCCACAGGCCGCCCGTGTAGCCGTGCTGTTCGGCCCACCGCGTGAGGTCGTCGGGCTCGTCGGTTTCCGGGTCACGGAGCGGAATCTCGTGGTCGTACTCCGGGAGCCCGCGCGGGTTCCGGGGGTCGTGGCCCTCCGTCGCGAGGTACTCCGCGACCCGGTCGTCGAGCCAGTCGAGGACGTCACCGAGGAAGTCGACGGCCTCCTCGACGGCGTCCAGGGAGACCTCGTAGCTCTGCAGTTCGTCCCTGACCTGCTGGCG
Proteins encoded in this window:
- a CDS encoding TrmB family transcriptional regulator, which codes for MSARQLPTGVESPRGKLVYLYLSTNESASLDELHGELDVPRITLYSVLKTLRGRGLVEQDGDEYVAARPL
- a CDS encoding acyltransferase gives rise to the protein MALAGERASVSRHDRLDRHPTPGPRNSLRHWPDAKRPLRVAFNYVVVVLARVCPSLRAKNWLLGLLGVTVGEGASWGLESTPDVFWPELITVGEDAIVGYDATLLCHEFLQEEYRTGEVVVGDRAMIGAGAVVLPGVTIGEDAQVAANSLVVEDVPPGETVAGVPAEPLDYEE
- a CDS encoding Gfo/Idh/MocA family oxidoreductase; this encodes MQFGILSTANIGDESVVPAIEATDHEVRAVASRDADAAADYAERHGIPESYDSYDALLDADVDAVYVPLPNALHAEWTKRAADAGLHVLCEKPLAADAEEAVDVVEHCADAGVTLMEAFMYRYHPRTVRALDVARDELGDLRHVHAAFSFPLPQGPDVRVDPDLAGGALMDVGCYAVSAARQFLGEPALAAATTHDGRDCGVDTQVSGTFEFEDGATATIEAGFETRVHQTYRVEGTNGWLEAENAYNPGVEETVLRWGTDEKTVEERFDAVDAYRLEVEEFAAAVDAGRDPLTDGEEAVANMRAIDALYESDATGETVPL
- a CDS encoding thiamine pyrophosphate-binding protein, producing the protein MTRSGADLFVDSLESYGVTHLFGNPGTTELPLMQSLVESDLEYVLGLHEDVAVGAAAGYAMRRRYHSHEDPDVLPLGVANVHVAGGLAHGLGNLYNADVSGAPLLLTAGTHSLDFQHEEPILGGDLVTMADQFTKWSAEVKDVDALPDMLRRAVRTALTPPTGPVFLSIPVDVQQAETDQSPARLGQIPTAGRGDARAIDDAAAAVANADEPVVVLGDEVARSGAEAVDEAVRFAEAAGARVHGEILSYEVNIPTEHDQWQGVLSTKAAGAASAMDTDTLVFVGCSTNTTVTRPSTTLVPEHATCVHVTNDAWELGKHAPADVAVLGDPGQVLAELADRVAERVDEDERERRLGEVREWEDAHGREPVETEDGSLTKTGLARSLRRVAPDALVVSESVTAAPSLFDEFEFDATQLLGSKGGSLGYGLPASVGAAVAERQTGEGRSVLGYIGDGSYLYYPQTLYTAARYDLDLTVVVPDNGNYRILKENTAALMGGDADDYEYVGFDFDPPVDLVASAEAHGATGMRPDSAEAVDETLETALEREGPVVVDVPVTDD
- a CDS encoding HEWD family protein; translation: MAEIRAPEERTCTDCGRSERWDDDAGAWRVDEEVGDVYCVHSWDVTGTFAPVEEP
- a CDS encoding ATP-dependent DNA helicase, which produces MGDDDWRDFFGFDRPYDQQADAVEAAIDAGERGGYLAMEGPCGTGKTMAALTAAAQLVRRTDDYDRVFVVTPVKQQLQQFVADLRQMNAGLDDPLNGVALVGKRDLCPYGREDVFPRDASVHDRCEDLRESTAGLVEADGEGGSFDGQDAGELVDLRAADALDDPWWDPAKARDLARSARADASHTLSENPLRTDGADSPYVPVQPSAPEDFADGDPPLFCPFEADWYGRNKGSPVDFDVGDYGVVTSEDFLPAAVEYGTCPHRVQQVLLDHADVVVGNYNHLFDPKTRGLTEHLLDERTFVVVDEAHRLEERVRDLLSDRVGRHTLARARNDLRQLLTTAKQSEANRQQVRDELQSYEVSLDAVEEAVDFLGDVLDWLDDRVAEYLATEGHDPRNPRGLPEYDHEIPLRDPETDEPDDLTRWAEQHGYTGGLWRSLADIGTAAEAVLEADGDRSAVCGAVGVTLQQWWERDHATYFREIELEHAPKDSGRAGAAWAAAYTPALTTYNCMPARALRETFAGLGGGVLMSATLEPLDVFREVTGLDRLEAGAGDAEARPVVERRYDLRFPAENRASFTVDATPFTAHNRGDPTGENDNRTREQYRYVLRTIARSPGNVLVCMPNYREAAWAGDYLEDAVEKDVLVDESSSNEATDDLKRRFFRGDGKVLVTSTRGTLTEGVDYDGEKLAACAVVGVPLVNVGSPRVRAVRRAYADAFGEDHAFEYALTVPAVRRARQAIGRVIRGPEEVGVRALVGRRYVEGARHSVFEYLGPGEQAEFTRMTPEFLGDQLDEFWSGHAEE